attCTTAAGAGGTAGGTTGTTTTTATATGAATTcaaatataaagtttattttcacAAAAAAGTATTAAGTTAGATATACAAATTAAAAGCTTAACTACAATGTTAAGGCTGGTTTGTACTTATGATCCATGATCCCCAGTGTCCGTCTTATTGTTGATATTCTTTCTCAAGTCTGTGGCTCCCCTGAAGTGTGATCTTAAACATGTATTGATACAAAcatcaatataaatatatatatattgccttAATTCAAGTTGCAGTAAAAGATTAAACCGCTGTTTCGATGGTCTGTGACCCAACTAATCTTTCTGAATATTAAAAGGAATCCATCTTAAATTTCTtctcactttttcctttttcccttttggCCTTCCTTTTTGTGGCCTGAGGTCACCAGTTCTTTGGGCACAATCAAAACAGTTCCATCGTGACTGCACTGAAGTGCATACAGGTTTGGATCCATAGGCCTGCCCTCACCATCTCTTAACCTACtaaaaacatcatggcagaggtcatgcagtttttgtttcattatgtTAATTGCTTTGTTAAATTGAGCTTGTTCTCTTTTAAGGGTCTCTTTCTTGGCTTGCAAATTGCACACTTCATCTTCTAGATTCAAAATTATGTCTAATTTGCGTTTACGACAGTTCTGGGCAGCAACTTTGTTTTTCCCTCTTCGTCTGATATCACGAATGAGCGAGACTTGTAAGTCTGTCAGATAATACCTGCTTAACATGCTGTTAAAAGAATCAACAGGCATACGGACAATTTCATCTACTGAAAAAGGGATATGCAGAGCTTTAGCCCGTTGTTCATCACGGCTTAGATTTCTGTGTGTATCATTGAGGTACCTACTCACTTTCTGTGATTTCCCAGGCCATGAAAAAGATTCAGAAGTGGGTTCCAGTTCATCTGGCTTCATGTGGTAAGTGTGGTCATGAACTATGTGAAATGTGAGATCCCCATGAAAACCAGATTCATTCCTCTGATGCGTGCGACATAGTTTACTGGATTCTGGATAGTAGCCTCCTACAGCCCCTTCTAAGTCATAATGAGGAGAAACAGGGTCACTACTATAACCTATAGCACCTTCTTCATCACACACCGAGAGAGAAAAATTGCAATGGTGACTTGAATTCAATGAGTCTGGTTCTTCAAAAAGCTGAGAGATTTCCATGGGATCAAAATTTTCTTCTGTGACTAATGACAATAAGTCTATCTCATCAAGTATATTTGCATCAAGGTCATACAGAAGGTCTTGGCTTGTTAGATTCCACATCTGATTGTCAACAGGTGTAACAAATCCTGTTATATTAGTTCCTGGAAGGGTTTGCTCTGGATTGGAATGAAAATTCAGCTGCAAAAACTGTTCCTGTGCCTGTGAAGTCCTTGTTACGGGATCTCTTCTAAATGTGGTGTTGGGATACAGCAACATGGCTTCATGGAGATTGACATCATGACTTATAGCCTGGGTAAAATTTACATTGTAATGTGCTAAAGAATTTATGCCATTACTGGTACTCCCTAGAAGAGGTGGAAAATCTTCTGAGATGttctgaaaaataatggaaagatggcactttaaaaaaagagttctaTTACCTAATAACTTGACAATACTAACAAAAGAATTCATAAGTATGTCTAAAGCATAAGTATAAACTACCATGTAGCTTTTAATATGAATATGCTAATTGATTTCTGTAAGGTATAAAGTTCTGTGTGCTTAATTCACAAGTTTGACAAACTATATCATCCAAGTAAAAGGATGGAACTTAAAAGTCAAGATTACAATTACCTCTAGAGAATATTCAGGTTGTGAAGAAAGCAGCTGAAATAAGTCTTCTAGAGAGAAAGATGTATCTGTCCCATTTAGATGtatct
This is a stretch of genomic DNA from Ictidomys tridecemlineatus isolate mIctTri1 chromosome 2, mIctTri1.hap1, whole genome shotgun sequence. It encodes these proteins:
- the Nfe2l3 gene encoding nuclear factor erythroid 2-related factor 3 isoform X1 is translated as MKLLKQWWSTGGGLLHLTMLLSLAGLRVDLDLYLLPPPPTLLQDELLLLGGPTRSASALSPFPASGGWGRTSLLHPKGRELDPAASLEGQLLREVRALGVPFIPHTRVDAWLVHSVAAGDTAGTHGLLGAAASSGAGVDGGSQAAPGGGGGPRAGRSSPLAAEEEEEKAPVEPTAQVPDAGGRASQENQVPRENYEGMDHRSEEEENDERVSGQKEKLQQNNEDENKVADKPEWEAEKTAESRNEIHLNGTDTSFSLEDLFQLLSSQPEYSLENISEDFPPLLGSTSNGINSLAHYNVNFTQAISHDVNLHEAMLLYPNTTFRRDPVTRTSQAQEQFLQLNFHSNPEQTLPGTNITGFVTPVDNQMWNLTSQDLLYDLDANILDEIDLLSLVTEENFDPMEISQLFEEPDSLNSSHHCNFSLSVCDEEGAIGYSSDPVSPHYDLEGAVGGYYPESSKLCRTHQRNESGFHGDLTFHIVHDHTYHMKPDELEPTSESFSWPGKSQKVSRYLNDTHRNLSRDEQRAKALHIPFSVDEIVRMPVDSFNSMLSRYYLTDLQVSLIRDIRRRGKNKVAAQNCRKRKLDIILNLEDEVCNLQAKKETLKREQAQFNKAINIMKQKLHDLCHDVFSRLRDGEGRPMDPNLYALQCSHDGTVLIVPKELVTSGHKKEGQKGKRKK
- the Nfe2l3 gene encoding nuclear factor erythroid 2-related factor 3 isoform X2 — protein: MKLLKQWWSTGGGLLHLTMLLSLAGLRVDLDLYLLPPPPTLLQDELLLLGGPTRSASALSPFPASGGWGRTSLLHPKGRELDPAASLEGQLLREENQVPRENYEGMDHRSEEEENDERVSGQKEKLQQNNEDENKVADKPEWEAEKTAESRNEIHLNGTDTSFSLEDLFQLLSSQPEYSLENISEDFPPLLGSTSNGINSLAHYNVNFTQAISHDVNLHEAMLLYPNTTFRRDPVTRTSQAQEQFLQLNFHSNPEQTLPGTNITGFVTPVDNQMWNLTSQDLLYDLDANILDEIDLLSLVTEENFDPMEISQLFEEPDSLNSSHHCNFSLSVCDEEGAIGYSSDPVSPHYDLEGAVGGYYPESSKLCRTHQRNESGFHGDLTFHIVHDHTYHMKPDELEPTSESFSWPGKSQKVSRYLNDTHRNLSRDEQRAKALHIPFSVDEIVRMPVDSFNSMLSRYYLTDLQVSLIRDIRRRGKNKVAAQNCRKRKLDIILNLEDEVCNLQAKKETLKREQAQFNKAINIMKQKLHDLCHDVFSRLRDGEGRPMDPNLYALQCSHDGTVLIVPKELVTSGHKKEGQKGKRKK